TGATAGTAGAGCAGCGACTGTACCGGCGATTCATAGAGACTGCCTTGCTGGTAGCTCTGGGGCATGGACTGTTGGTGGCACCTGTGCAGGCAGGGCTGTTTAATGGGCCAGTCGATCGCCTACCCGTAGCAGAACGAGTAAGTCTACGCCAAGGCAAAGTAGTGCTGACAGGCGACAATGGCAACTACACAGCGCGAGTATTGGTAGATGTTGCGCCAGAGTTAGTCTGGACGGTGCTTACAGACTACGATCGCTTCGCAGACTTTTTACCTGGCGTTGTCTCCAGCAAAGTCTTAGAAACGAAAACAGACGGCAAAATTGTTGAACAGGTGAGTCAACAGCAAATTTTCTTGTTTACCATTCAATCTCGGATTCGCTACAGCACCAGA
This genomic interval from Cyanobacteriota bacterium contains the following:
- a CDS encoding SRPBCC family protein gives rise to the protein MIVEQRLYRRFIETALLVALGHGLLVAPVQAGLFNGPVDRLPVAERVSLRQGKVVLTGDNGNYTARVLVDVAPELVWTVLTDYDRFADFLPGVVSSKVLETKTDGKIVEQVSQQQIFLFTIQSRIRYSTRETGQERIDFQLIDGDLASMEGFWLLEPVAPYPGAKPNQILVTHQVRAQPTDGTPRDAFNDIYRNVLADTMAALRDEMNRR